Proteins co-encoded in one Arachis hypogaea cultivar Tifrunner chromosome 11, arahy.Tifrunner.gnm2.J5K5, whole genome shotgun sequence genomic window:
- the LOC112719713 gene encoding histone-lysine N-methyltransferase family member SUVH9, with the protein MDSLLSLQTPSNNPHPHSPPLQPTQTPLLVPKPEPLDDFFFSNNSQQYPHWFPHQQQPQPNNNEFELHAPPFASASPEEQEDSELYNHFFRVSQLFRTAFSDTLFQNDAVPEPMTPQSHSQSQPNFQDSLSYASASNSQPEAEAEAEAEAEATPEADSRALVPVPPSSSLTVAAPSKRVSKKKELVRVSELSLHEQLHFREVVRRTRMIYDSIRVLCTIEEEKRVQEEKRAAEKRAAAAEEERRAAAAAATVADAVTIAADEPFAASESTVECSSSAETTVSVAVPAPESAGEQQSATDDGAGYKQTETVNKGEADAKMARRMRQRGDIRAAQMMRMKDLWLNRDKRIVGAIPGVCVGDVFLFRMELCVLGLHGQIQAGIDYLAASMSPNNEPIATSVIVSGGYEDDMDEGDVIIYTGQGGQAMNSVRQATHQKLESGNLALERSMYHNIEVRVIRGMKYEGAAAKSGKIYVYDGLYRISECWFDVGKSGFGVYKYKLVRVEGQPKMGSAILKEARSIRKSGVDFQPMYCLSVDISNKKEKVAVRLFNDIDDSKEPLCFDYLPTTVFPPFVFHQSGTATGCDCIDGCTDGCFCSMKNGGDFPYNQQGILVRGKPLIFECGPFCSCPPQCRNRVSQNGAKNRLEVFRSKQTGWGVRSLDLIQAGAFICEYAGVVLTREQAQLLTMNGDSLIYPNRFSERWAEWGDLSQVNSDYVRPSYPSIPPLDFSLDVSTVRNVACYMSHSSSPNVMVQFVLYDHNNLMFPHLMLFAMENIPPLRELSLDYGVADEWTGKLSICNG; encoded by the coding sequence ATGGATTCTCTTCTCTCACTCCAAACCCCAAGCAACAACCCACACCCTCATTCACCACCGTTACAACCAACACAAACGCCGTTACTAGTTCCAAAACCAGAGCCTCTCGACGATTTCTTCTTTTCTAATAATTCCCAACAATACCCTCACTGGTTCCCtcaccaacaacaaccacaacctaACAACAACGAGTTTGAGTTACACGCGCCACCATTCGCGTCTGCTTCTCCAGAAGAACAAGAAGACTCCGAGCTCTACAACCACTTCTTCCGAGTCTCTCAGCTCTTCCGTACAGCTTTCTCTGATACTCTCTTCCAAAACGATGCCGTTCCGGAACCCATGACGCCACAATCACACTCACAGTCGCAGCCGAATTTTCAGGATTCTCTTTCCTATGCTTCTGCTTCTAATTCCCAACCTGAGGCTGAGGCTGAAGCTGAGGCTGAGGCTGAGGCAACGCCCGAAGCGGATTCACGCGCCTTGGTTCCCGTTCCGCCATCTTCGTCGTTGACCGTCGCGGCTCCTTCGAAGCGCGTGAGCAAGAAGAAGGAGCTAGTGAGAGTCTCCGAACTCAGCCTTCACGAGCAGCTTCATTTCCGTGAGGTCGTGAGGCGAACGAGGATGATCTACGACTCGATCCGCGTTCTCTGCACCATCGAGGAAGAGAAGCGCGTCCAGGAGGAGAAAAGAGCTGCCGAGAAGAGAGCTGCCGCCGCCGAGGAGGAGAGGAGAGCTGCCGCTGCCGCCGCCACCGTCGCTGATGCTGTTACTATTGCCGCCGATGAACCGTTCGCTGCATCTGAATCCACCGTTGAATGTTCTTCCTCAGCTGAAACCACCGTCTCTGTTGCCGTGCCAGCTCCTGAATCCGCCGGGGAACAACAATCGGCGACTGACGATGGCGCCGGCTATAAGCAGACGGAAACAGTCAACAAGGGCGAAGCTGATGCCAAGATGGCGCGGCGGATGCGGCAAAGAGGGGATATTCGTGCGGCGCAGATGATGAGGATGAAGGATCTTTGGCTGAACCGCGATAAGCGAATCGTCGGAGCGATTCCCGGTGTGTGTGTTGGCGACGTGTTCCTCTTTCGGATGGAATTGTGTGTCCTTGGATTGCACGGTCAGATCCAGGCTGGCATTGATTACCTGGCAGCTTCCATGAGCCCCAACAATGAGCCAATTGCAACGAGTGTCATTGTCTCCGGTGGCTACGAGGATGATATGGACGAAGGAGATGTCATAATCTACACTGGACAAGGCGGGCAGGCCATGAATTCCGTGAGGCAAGCCACGCACCAGAAGTTGGAGAGTGGGAACCTCGCATTGGAGAGGAGTATGTATCATAATATTGAGGTTAGAGTGATTAGAGGGATGAAGTATGAGGGAGCCGCTGCGAAATCCGGTAAGATTTATGTCTATGATGGTTTATATAGGATATCCGAGTGCTGGTTTGATGTTGGAAAGTCCGGTTTTGGTGTTTATAAGTATAAGCTTGTTAGGGTTGAAGGGCAGCCTAAGATGGGTAGTGCTATTCTTAAAGAAGCTAGGAGTATTAGGAAAAGTGGAGTGGATTTTCAACCAATGTATTGTCTTTCTGTTGATATTTCCAATAAGAAGGAGAAGGTTGCGGTTCGGCTCTTTAATGACATTGATGATAGTAAGGAGCCGCTTTGTTTTGATTATCTTCCGACAACTGTTTTCCCTCCATTTGTGTTTCATCAGAGCGGGACAGCTACTGGGTGTGATTGTATCGACGGTTGTACGGATGGATGCTTTTGCAGTATGAAGAATGGAGGCGATTTTCCTTATAATCAGCAGGGGATCCTTGTGAGGGGGAAGCCTTTGATTTTTGAGTGTGGCCCTTTTTGCAGTTGTCCACCTCAATGTAGGAACCGTGTGTCACAGAATGGGGCGAAGAACAGGTTGGAGGTTTTTAGGTCGAAGCAGACAGGTTGGGGAGTAAGGTCCTTGGACCTTATTCAAGCTGGTGCTTTTATCTGTGAGTATGCAGGGGTTGTTTTGACTAGGGAGCAAGCACAGCTTTTGACGATGAATGGTGACTCGTTGATATATCCTAATCGGTTTTCTGAAAGGTGGGCAGAATGGGGTGATTTGTCTCAGGTAAACTCGGACTATGTGCGTCCATCTTATCCGTCAATTCCTCCTTTGGATTTTTCTCTGGATGTGTCAACAGTCCGAAACGTTGCTTGCTATATGAGCCATAGTTCAAGTCCAAATGTTATGGTTCAATTTGTTCTGTATGATCACAACAATTTGATGTTCCCTCACCTTATGCTGTTTGCAATGGAGAATATCCCTCCACTGAGAGAGCTCAGCCTTGATTATGGGGTAGCTGATGAGTGGACAGGCAAGCTCTCCATATGTAATGGGTGA
- the LOC112719715 gene encoding uncharacterized protein gives MRVRLRSFSSSPSPPKHTLSSSSSSSSASQPSNSPPIDHSYIARVLSRADWALLLKHEFSKNKVSLLNPRFVVSIFQNQDNPLHSIRFYTWVSAANPSLANNQTLHRVLGNTLYRNGPVVLSADLIKDVSDSGFRVSEELLCVLFRSWGRLGLAKYCGDVFGQISFLGISPSTRLYNALIDALVKSNSIDQAYLRFQQMSTDNCTPDRITYNILIHGVCQKGVVDEALRLIRQMKDRGHFPNVFTYTILVDGFCNARRVDEAFRVLHTMKESRVSANEATVRTLVHGIFRCIEDTSKALELLSDFLEREPTHFKLGCDTILYCLTNKSTANNVIVFLRKVLARGYVPGSSIVNVIMVCLVKGANLKDTCEMFESFRKLGLKPGVDSYLSLLEALYKDGQSMEGDRIFDQMTVDGLISSVYAYNMIIDCYCRAKMMDRASAIFRDMQLKGFTPNLVTFNTLINGHCKDGAIAKAQELLEMLLKTGLKPDIITFSSIIDGLCRINRTGEAFECFNEMIEWGINPNAIVYNILIRSLCAIGDVSRSTKLLRRMQEEGISPDTYSYNALIQIFCRMNDTKKAEKLFVSMSRSGLNPNSYTYSAFIETLLESGRLEEAKKMFYSMEANGCPPDSYVCNLIIKKLVQQDCFEDAKNIAEKSRQKGMSLNPVFNS, from the coding sequence ATGAGAGTGAGACTGAGAAGCTTCTCTTCTTCACCATCACCTCCCAAGCAcacactatcttcttcttcttcatcatcttctgcgAGTCAACCCTCAAATTCTCCACCCATTGATCACTCTTACATCGCTCGCGTACTTTCCAGAGCCGATTGGGCTTTGTTGCTCAAACACGAATTCTCCAAAAACAAGGTATCTTTACTCAACCCTCGTTTTGTTGTAAGCATTTTTCAGAATCAAGATAACCCTTTACACTCCATAAGGTTCTACACGTGGGTTTCTGCTGCAAACCCCTCTTTGGCAAATAATCAAACACTTCATAGGGTATTAGGGAACACCCTTTATAGGAATGGCCCTGTTGTTTTGTCTGCTGATTTGATTAAGGATGTTTCTGATTCCGGTTTTCGGGTGTCCGAGGAATTGTTGTGTGTCTTGTTTCGGAGTTGGGGTAGGCTTGGTTTGGCCAAATATTGTGGTGATGTTTTTGGGCAAATTTCATTCTTGGGGATTAGCCCTAGTACTAGATTGTATAATGCACTAATTGATGCATTGGTGAAGTCGAATTCGATTGATCAGGCTTATTTGAGGTTCCAGCAGATGTCGACGGATAATTGCACGCCGGATCGGATCACTTACAATATCCTCATTCATGGTGTATGCCAGAAGGGGGTGGTGGATGAGGCGCTTCGATTGATTAGGCAAATGAAGGATAGGGGGCATTTCCCTAATGTTTTCACCTATACAATACTAGTTGATGGGTTTTGTAATGCAAGGAGGGTTGATGAAGCCTTCCGAGTTCTTCATACGATGAAGGAGAGTCGAGTTAGTGCGAATGAGGCCACGGTTAGGACATTAGTTCATGGGATTTTTCGATGTATAGAGGATACAAGTAAGGCACTTGAATTATTATCTGATTTTCTTGAAAGGGAGCCTACCCATTTTAAGTTAGGTTGTGATACCATTTTGTATTGCCTGACAAATAAGTCGACGGCGAACAACGTAATTGTGTTTTTGAGGAAAGTGCTAGCAAGAGGCTATGTCCCCGGAAGTTCCATTGTCAATGTCATAATGGTTTGTTTGGTAAAAGGAGCAAATCTTAAAGATACTTGTGAGATGTTTGAAAGTTTCAGAAAACTAGGTTTGAAGCCCGGGGTTGATTCTTATCTTTCACTTCTTGAAGCCTTATACAAGGACGGACAGAGCATGGAAGGGGATAGAATCTTTGATCAAATGACTGTGGATGGTCTTATTTCGAGTGTTTATGCGTATAACATGATTATTGATTGCTACTGTCGAGCCAAAATGATGGATCGTGCATCAGCAATTTTTAGAGACATGCAGCTTAAGGGAttcaccccaaaccttgtgacattCAATACCCTTATTAATGGCCATTGCAAGGATGGAGCTATAGCCAAGGCACAAGAGCTGCTGGAGATGCTCTTGAAAACTGGACTCAAACCCGATATCATTACTTTTAGTTCTATAATTGACGGACTTTGTCGAATAAACAGGACTGGGGAGGCTTTTGAATGCTTTAATGAGATGATTGAGTGGGGCATCAATCCAAATGCCATTGTTTACAATATCTTGATCCGGTCTTTATGTGCCATTGGGGATGTTTCGAGATCAACAAAACTTCTAAGAAGAATGCAAGAGGAAGGAATAAGCCCTGACACATACTCCTATAATgctttgattcaaattttttgTAGGATGAATGACACTAAGAAAGCCGAAAAGCTGTTTGTTTCGATGTCAAGATCTGGCTTAAATCCCAATAGTTACACATACAGTGCTTTTATAGAAACACTGTTGGAGTCCGGGAGATTAGAGGAAGCGAAGAAGATGTTTTACTCGATGGAGGCAAATGGTTGTCCTCCTGATTCTTATGTatgtaatttaattattaaaaaactggTTCAGCAAGACTGCTTCGAAGACGCAAAAAACATTGCAGAAAAAAGCAGACAGAAAGGAATGTCCTTGAATCCTGTGTTCAATTCATAG
- the LOC112719716 gene encoding uncharacterized protein, whose amino-acid sequence MGISKTEVNLRRLLAAAPQQQNQAKLVHYVATLREQLEQLAEEKTPEGLPRISKATINEYSVKIEAIASKLVNSEPDVQESDNNFERTTDKENRSEIEAKKQIPLSPSSGLRRRSVPAPSSEDRPHEPAETGHSPVKLDAAAHAHIEKHRKLQEDLTDEMVVLAKQLKESSLMMNQSLQNTEKILDSTEKAIEHSLASTGRANVRATAIFSESSKTSCFTWLLLFVMTCVFVMVILLIRVT is encoded by the exons ATGGGAATCAGTAAAACGGAAGTTAACCTGAGGAGGTTGCTTGCAGCTGCACCTCAGCAACAAAACCAGGCAAAACTCGTTCAT TATGTAGCTACCTTGCGGGAACAATTGGAACAATTGGCTGAAGAGAAGACACCAGAAGGCTTACCGAG GATTTCAAAGGCTACAATAAATGAATATTCAGTGAAGATTGAGGCCATTGCATCCAAACTGGTTAACTCTGAG CCTGATGTACAAGAATCTGATAACAACTTTGAAAGGACCACTGATAAAGAAAACCGCTCTGAAATAGAGGCCAAAAAGCAAattcctctttctccttcttctggATTAAGAAGAAGATCTGT aCCTGCCCCAAGTTCTGAAGATAGACCACATGAGCCTGCCGAGACTGGTCACTCACCTGTAAAATTGGATGCCGCGGCTCATGCACACATTGAAAAGCACAG AAAGTTGCAAGAGGATTTGACTGATGAGATGGTTGTGCTGGCAAAGCAACTCAAAGAGAGTAGCCTTATGATGAATCAATCTCTGCAAAATACTGAAAAG ATACTCGACTCGACTGAGAAAGCCATCGAGCATAGCTTGGCAAGCACCGGCCGCGCCAATGTGCGAGCAACAGCAATATTCTCAGAGAGTTCCAAGACTTCTTGCTTCACTTGGCTGCTCCTGTTTGTAATGACTTGTGTATTTGTCATGGTTATACTTCTAATCCGTGTCACTTAA
- the LOC112719717 gene encoding non-specific lipid transfer protein GPI-anchored 15, whose amino-acid sequence MESSMISRATIVTLMVLLLTSNNYKNVESAGECGRTPIGSAAASLSPCLGATKDVRAKVPPACCARVSALLRTSPRCLCAVLLSPLAKQAKINPATAITVPKRCNIRNRPVGKKCGRYTLP is encoded by the exons ATGGAGTCATCAATGATTAGTAGAGCTACAATTGTGACATTGATGGTGTTGTTATTAACATCAAATAATTATAAGAATGTAGAGAGTGCTGGAGAGTGTGGAAGGACACCAATAGGGTCAGCAGCTGCAAGCTTAAGTCCTTGTTTGGGTGCAACAAAAGATGTAAGGGCAAAAGTGCCACCAGCATGTTGTGCTAGGGTTTCTGCTTTGCTTAGAACCTCTCCAAGATGTCTTTGTGCTGTGCTCTTGTCACCATTGGCCAAACAGGCTAAGATCAACCCTGCCACTGCCATTACTGTCCCTAAGAGGTGCAACATTAGGAACAGGCCTGTTGGAAAGAAATGTGgaa GATACACTCTTCCTTAA